The following proteins come from a genomic window of Musa acuminata AAA Group cultivar baxijiao chromosome BXJ1-7, Cavendish_Baxijiao_AAA, whole genome shotgun sequence:
- the LOC135679492 gene encoding uncharacterized protein LOC135679492, producing MAIYQIFVKLLDGRTQCLQIPSPTLSGETLRRDLVARTRIPLRFLRLVSGSRVISDETVISASTDGLFPSVSLLLRLPGGKGGFGSLLRGAATKAGQKKTNNFDACRDMSGRRLRHVNAEKKLEEWKAEAEERRLEKLAEDFLKKKAKEVKKNSTAAVEKYLEKYREDAEKCMEEVEESVRQSFSLYKESKRKILPLSEPSSKRLKIWLGKKKMEDSDSDTDDSEHEDEDDDSDNVDEKSVVLDDGNCLNQSKVDEDGSASGSFSGADSDGESSGGGSAKSNIDELNGDGILSSPAVEQVSGSGDSNSGSDEIDAGKAGAPEEVKDVVVSSVEDAPKASEYKLEVESQPESAQKVPELVNKETVIESTNVSSPEELLNFDNYDSAAELEVLGMERLKSLLQKHGLKCGGTLQERASRLFLLKTTPLEKLPKKVLAK from the exons ATGGCGATCTACCAGATCTTCGTCAAGCTTCTCGACGGTCGAACCCAATGCCTCCAGATCCCCTCCCCCACCCTCTCCGGCGAAACCCTAAGGCGCGATCTCGTCGCGAGAACCCGAATTCCCCTCCGATTCCTTCGTCTCGTGTCTGGATCCCGAGTGATCTCGGACGAAACCGTCATCTCGGCCTCGACTGACGGCCTCTTCCCCTCTGTTAGCCTTCTCCTCCGCCTTCCCGGTGGCAAGGGAGGGTTCGGCTCCCTCCTCCGTGGCGCTGCTACAAAGGCCGGTCAGAAGAAGACCAACAACTTCGACGCCTGCAGGGACATGAGCGGCCGCCGGCTTCGCCACGTGAACGCCGAGAAGAAGCTTGAGGAGTGGAAGGCCGAGGCCGAGGAGCGGAGGCTGGAGAAGCTAGCGGAGGATTTCCTGAAAAAGAAGGCCAAGGAGGTGAAGAAGAACTCGACAGCGGCCGTGGAGAAATACCTGGAGAAGTATAGAGAGGACGCAGAGAAGTGTATGGAGGAGGTAGAGGAGTCGGTGCGGCAATCCTTCTCGTTGTACAAGGAGTCTAAGCGTAAAATCTTGCCTTTGTCCGAGCCTTCTTCCAAGCGCTTGAAGATATG GCTGGGAAAGAAAAAGATGGAAGACAGTGATAGTGATACAGATGACAGCGAACACGAAGACGAAGATGATGATAGTGATAATGTAGATGAGAAATCTGTAGTGCTTGATGATGGAAATTGTTTGAACCAAAGCAAGGTAGATGAGGATGGCTCAGCATCAGGTTCCTTTTCTGGTGCTGATTCTGATGGCGAATCATCTGGTGGTGGTTCTGCGAAAAGCAACATCGATGAGCTAAATGGAGATGGTATCTTGAGTTCACCAGCGGTTGAACAGGTGTCTGGAAGTGGAGACAGTAACTCAGGATCAGATGAAATTGATGCAGGCAAAGCTGGAGCACCTGAAGAAGTTAAGGATGTTGTGGTTTCTTCTGTGGAAGACGCGCCAAAGGCAAGCGAGTACAAATTAGAAGTGGAGAGTCAACCTGAATCAGCGCAGAAAGTACCTGAGCTGGTCAATAAGGAAACAGTTATTGAGAGCACCAATGTGTCCAGTCCAGAGGAACTACTGAACTTTGACAATTATGACTCAGCAGCAGAATTGGAG GTGCTTGGTATGGAACGGCTGAAGTcactgctgcagaagcatggaCTTAAATGTGGCGGTACCTTGCAGGAGCGTGCTTCAAGGCTTTTTCTGCTGAAAACAACTCCACTGGAAAAGTTGCCCAAGAAGGTTCTAGCAAAATAG